The following are encoded together in the Xanthobacter autotrophicus Py2 genome:
- a CDS encoding beta-hydroxyacyl-(acyl-carrier-protein) dehydratase FabZ (TIGRFAM: beta-hydroxyacyl-(acyl-carrier-protein) dehydratase FabZ~PFAM: Beta-hydroxyacyl-(acyl-carrier-protein) dehydratase FabA/FabZ~KEGG: rpa:RPA2912 possible (3R)-hydroxymyristoyl-acyl carrier protein dehydratase), which translates to MNDTTHAAEGAEPKVLASADILKVLTCLPHRYPFLMVDRVEQIDGDLSCVGIKNVTANEPHFQGHFPGNPVMPGVLIIEGMAQTAGVVCVLGKDKEKPSLVYFMTIDEAKFRRPVVPGDVLEYHMTRISRRRNMWWYRGEAKVRGEIVAQAKVGAMIMENS; encoded by the coding sequence ATGAACGATACGACGCATGCCGCCGAAGGTGCGGAGCCGAAGGTGCTCGCCAGCGCTGACATCCTGAAGGTGCTCACCTGTCTGCCCCACCGCTATCCGTTCCTCATGGTGGACCGCGTGGAGCAGATCGACGGCGACCTTTCCTGCGTCGGCATCAAGAATGTGACCGCTAACGAGCCGCACTTCCAGGGCCATTTCCCCGGCAACCCGGTGATGCCGGGAGTGCTCATCATCGAGGGCATGGCGCAGACCGCCGGTGTCGTCTGTGTGCTCGGCAAGGACAAGGAAAAGCCGTCCCTGGTCTATTTCATGACCATCGACGAGGCGAAGTTCCGCCGTCCGGTCGTGCCAGGCGACGTGCTTGAATATCACATGACGCGCATCTCCCGCCGCCGCAACATGTGGTGGTACCGCGGCGAGGCCAAGGTGCGCGGCGAGATCGTCGCGCAGGCCAAGGTGGGCGCCATGATCATGGAGAACAGCTAG
- a CDS encoding UDP-3-O-(3-hydroxymyristoyl) glucosamine N-acyltransferase (TIGRFAM: UDP-3-O-[3-hydroxymyristoyl] glucosamine N-acyltransferase~PFAM: transferase hexapeptide repeat containing protein; UDP-3-O-[3-hydroxymyristoyl] glucosamine N-acyltransferase LpxD~KEGG: rpe:RPE_2588 UDP-3-O-(3-hydroxymyristoyl) glucosamine N-acyltransferase), which yields MSHDVFFPLPAPLTLAEVAALSGARLAVADEAQAAELGARTITGVGTLETAGPDELAFCDTVQFAEKLGTVRAGAVITAERFAAKAPPGLVVLIAPRPAAAFLAVTRFLFPGALKPLSIFGQDGVAPGAQVHPKARLEDGVTVDPGAVIGPGAEIGAGTIVCAGAIIGPNVRIGRNCAIGPGASVIHAFLGNGVIIHGGARIGSDGFGYQPSPRGHVKVPQIGRVVIQDDVEIGANTTIDRGALTDTVIGEGTKIDNLVQIAHNVVTGRHCIVVSQTGISGSTTLGDFVMLGGQVGVVGHATIGTGAQIAASSNVKGDVPPGVRWGGSPAKPVREWFREVTTLKRLAAASARRGGNDGEGEGSGE from the coding sequence ATGAGCCACGACGTCTTCTTCCCGCTTCCGGCGCCCCTCACCCTTGCGGAGGTGGCGGCCCTCAGCGGGGCGCGGCTGGCCGTCGCCGATGAGGCGCAGGCTGCCGAACTGGGTGCTCGCACCATCACCGGCGTCGGCACCCTGGAGACGGCGGGACCGGACGAACTCGCCTTCTGCGATACGGTCCAGTTCGCCGAGAAGCTCGGCACCGTGCGGGCCGGCGCTGTCATCACCGCCGAGCGCTTCGCCGCCAAGGCGCCCCCCGGCCTCGTTGTGCTCATCGCGCCCCGTCCCGCTGCGGCCTTTCTCGCCGTCACGCGCTTCCTGTTCCCCGGAGCCCTCAAGCCGCTGTCCATCTTCGGCCAGGACGGCGTGGCGCCGGGCGCTCAGGTGCATCCCAAGGCGCGGCTCGAGGACGGGGTGACGGTGGATCCCGGCGCCGTGATCGGTCCCGGCGCTGAAATCGGCGCGGGCACTATCGTTTGCGCGGGCGCCATCATCGGACCGAATGTCCGCATCGGCCGCAACTGTGCCATCGGGCCCGGCGCCAGCGTCATCCATGCGTTTCTCGGCAACGGCGTCATCATCCATGGCGGCGCGCGCATCGGCTCGGATGGCTTCGGCTACCAGCCAAGCCCCAGGGGCCATGTGAAGGTGCCACAGATCGGCCGGGTGGTGATCCAGGACGACGTGGAAATCGGCGCCAATACCACCATCGATCGCGGCGCGTTGACCGATACGGTCATCGGCGAGGGCACCAAGATCGACAATCTGGTGCAGATCGCCCACAACGTGGTGACCGGCCGCCATTGCATCGTCGTGTCCCAGACCGGGATTTCCGGGTCCACCACGCTGGGGGATTTCGTGATGCTGGGCGGTCAGGTGGGCGTGGTGGGCCATGCCACCATCGGCACGGGCGCGCAGATCGCGGCCTCCAGCAATGTGAAGGGCGATGTGCCACCCGGCGTGCGCTGGGGCGGTTCGCCGGCCAAGCCGGTGCGCGAATGGTTCCGCGAGGTAACGACCCTCAAGCGCCTCGCCGCGGCCAGCGCCCGGCGCGGCGGCAATGACGGGGAAGGGGAAGGATCGGGGGAATGA